One Bacillota bacterium DNA segment encodes these proteins:
- a CDS encoding F0F1 ATP synthase subunit epsilon, which translates to MADHKLFCEVVSPERIVYSGEADMVVARGVEGELGIMSHHIPIVTPLEIGELRVINNNEKEHIAVMGGYLEFRDDKVTILADAAELASQIDVARAERKKEEREKQLTEAGMTEEELLEVEVSLRKALLRLKVAGRSR; encoded by the coding sequence ATGGCTGATCACAAGCTATTTTGCGAAGTGGTTAGCCCTGAGCGAATCGTATATAGCGGTGAAGCGGATATGGTAGTAGCGCGTGGTGTTGAAGGTGAGCTTGGCATCATGTCGCACCATATTCCGATCGTCACGCCGCTTGAAATCGGTGAGCTAAGGGTTATCAATAACAATGAAAAAGAACATATAGCGGTTATGGGTGGTTACCTTGAGTTTAGAGACGACAAGGTAACCATACTGGCCGATGCAGCCGAACTTGCCTCTCAGATTGACGTAGCTCGAGCCGAAAGAAAAAAAGAGGAGCGCGAGAAGCAGCTTACCGAGGCCGGCATGACTGAAGAAGAGCTACTTGAAGTTGAAGTTAGCTTGAGAAAAGCACTTCTCAGGCTTAAAGTCGCCGGTCGATCAAGGTAG